The Mastacembelus armatus chromosome 9, fMasArm1.2, whole genome shotgun sequence genome contains a region encoding:
- the tars1 gene encoding threonine--tRNA ligase 1, cytoplasmic codes for MAEQTVAEKMSELQVDEGKKGGTEGSKDGGKKKTKGAAADTGGRAELSPPPKYMEERLALYTKLKAEHDALIAERAAKDSRTIKVTLPDGKVVEAESWKTTPYQVACGISQGLADNTVIAKVNNNVWDLDRPLEDDCSLELLKFDDEEAQAVYWHSSAHILGEAMEKVYGGCLCYGPPIENGFYYDMFLENNEGVSSNDFPCLENLCKKIIKEKQPFERLEIKKETLLEMFKYNKFKCRILNEKVTTPTTTVYRCGPLIDLCRGPHVRHTGKIKALKIHKNSSTYWEGKADMETLQRIYGISFPDPKMLKEWEKFQEDAKNRDHRKLGREQDLFFFHDLSPGSCFFLPKGAFMYNTLIEFIRSEYRKRGFQEVVTPNIYNSKLWQTSGHWQHYSENMFSFEVEKEIFALKPMNCPGHCLMFDHRPRSWRELPLRMADFGVLHRNELSGALTGLTRVRRFQQDDAHIFCSMDQIEEEIKGCLDFLRAVYDVFGFTFKLNLSTRPEKFLGDPEVWNQAEKQLENSLNEFGEKWILNPGDGAFYGPKIDIQIKDAIGRYHQCATIQLDFQLPIRFNLTFVSHDGDDKKRPVIIHRAILGSVERMIAILTENYGGKWPLWLSSNQVMVVPVGPTCEDYAQKVKQEFHNSGFMADVDLDPGCTLNKKIRNAQLAQYNFILVVGEKEKTSNTVNVRTRDNKVHGERSVEECIERLKQLRASKSRNAEEEF; via the exons ATGGCCGAACAGACTGTCGCGGAGAAAATGAGCGAATTACAGGTCGACGAGGGAAAAAAG GGGGGAACTGAAGGTAGTAAAgatggaggaaagaaaaagactAAAGGTGCTGCTGCAGACACTGGTGGCAGGGCTGAG TTGTCGCCACCACCTAAATACATGGAGGAGCGTCTTGCTTTGTACACAAAGCTGAAAGCTGAGCATGATGCTCTGATAGCAGAGAGGGCTGCAAAGGATAGCCGTACAATCAAGGTGACTCTGCCTGATGGAAAGGTGGTGGAGGCTGAGTCTTGGAAGACCACACCATACCAGGTGGCCTGTGGAATCAG TCAGGGCCTTGCTGACAACACAGTGATTGCCAAAGTGAATAACAATGTATGGGACCTGGACAGACCTCTGGAAGATGACTGTAGCCTTGAGTTGCTCAAGTTTGATGATGAGGAAGCTCAGGCT gtTTACTGGCATTCGAGTGCCCATATTCTGGGTGAGGCCATGGAAAAGGTGTATGGAGGTTGCCTCTGCTACGGTCCCCCCATTGAGAATGGCTTCTATTACGACATGTTCTTGGAGAACAATGA GGGTGTGTCGAGCAATGACTTCCCATGTCTGGAGAACTTGTGCAAGAAAATCATCAAGGAAAAGCAGCCTTTTGAGAGGCTGGAGATAAAGAAGGAAACTCTGCTGGAAATGTTCAAG TACAACAAGTTTAAGTGCCGCATTCTGAATGAGAAGGTTACCACTCCCACTACCACAGTTTATAG ATGTGGTCCCTTAATTGACTTGTGTCGGGGGCCTCATGTGAGACACACTGGGAAAATCAAAGCACTTAAAATTCACAAG AATTCATCTACATACTGGGAGGGAAAGGCAGATATGGAAACCCTCCAGAGGATCTATGGAATATCCTTCCCTGACCCCAAAATGCTCAAAGAGTGGGAGAAGTTTCAGGAAGATGCCAAGAACAGAGATCACCGCAAACTGGGCCGG GAGCAGGACCTGTTCTTTTTCCATGACCTGAGCCCAGGGAGCTGCTTCTTCCTGCCGAAGGGTGCTTTCATGTACAACACCCTGATTGAGTTCATTAGA AGTGAGTACAGGAAAAGAGGTTTCCAAGAGGTGGTGACACCAAACATCTACAACAGCAAGCTGTGGCAGACCTCTGGCCACTGGCAGCActacagtgaaaacatgttCTCCTTTGAGGTCGAGAAGGAGATCTTTGCCCTCAAACCCATGAACTGTCCTGGACACTG TCTAATGTTTGATCACCGGCCACGCTCCTGGAGAGAGTTGCCCCTTCGCATGGCCGACTTTGGCGTGCTGCACAGGAATGAGCTGTCAGGAGCGCTAACTGGTCTTACCCGTGTCCGCCGCTTTCAACAGGATGATGCTCACATCTTCTGTTCCATGGACCAG AttgaagaggaaataaaaggCTGTCTGGACTTCCTGCGGGCTGTGTATGACGTGTTTGGCTTCACTTTCAAGCTCAATCTCTCCACAAGACCAGAAAAGTTCTTGGGGGACCCAGAGGTCTGGAATCAAGCAGAGAAG caacTGGAGAACAGCTTGAATGAGTTTGGGGAGAAATGGATTCTTAACCCAGGAGATGGTGCATTCTACGGACCAAAG ATTGACATTCAGATTAAGGATGCAATTGGTCGGTATCATCAATGTGCCACAATTCAGCTTGATTTCCAGCTCCCAATCCGCTTTAATCTCACCTTTGTCAG TCATGATGGTGATGACAAGAAGAGACCAGTGATCATCCACAGAGCTATCCTGGGATCAGTGGAGAGGATGATTGCAATTCTGACTGAAAACTATGGTGGCAAATG GCCTCTGTGGCTGTCTTCCAATCAAGTGATGGTTGTACCTGTGGGACCGACTTGTGAGGACTACGCTCAGAAG GTCAAGCAGGAATTCCACAACAGCGGCTTCATGGCTGACGTGGATCTTGACCCTGGCTGCACTTTGAATAAAAAGATCAGAAATGCACAGTTGGCACAGTACAACTTCATCCTGG TggtgggagagaaggagaagacaAGTAACACTGTGAACGTACGCACCCGAGACAACAAAGTCCACGGTGAGCGCAGTGTGGAGGAGTGCATCGAGCGTCTGAAACAACTCAGAGCCTCCAAGAGTCGGAACGCTGAAGAAGAATTCTGA